One genomic window of Salmo salar chromosome ssa12, Ssal_v3.1, whole genome shotgun sequence includes the following:
- the LOC106564433 gene encoding protein CutA homolog isoform X1, protein MRFGLPATEGLQAGGHLRAFFVIALLSVLMLTLLRTVGLRAFSMASETYTSGTHSAAFVTCPNEQVAKDLARAKLSQVELNWLHIHQGCLNRAGKDNVKRKYQSRGIVEKKLAACVNIVPKITSVYEWQGKIQEDSEVLLMIKTRSSKVASLAEYVRSNHPYEVAEVISLPIEQGNPPYLKWLGDAVPE, encoded by the exons ATGCGCTTTGGACTGCCTGCTACAGAAGGATTGCAGGCTGGTGGACATCTGAGGGCATTCTTTGTG ATTGCGTTGCTTAGTGTGTTGATGCTCACGCTGCTGAGGACTGTGGGATTGAGAGCGTTCTCCATGGCATCCGAGACCTACACGTCGGGCACACACTCCGCTGCCTTTGTCACCTGCCCCAACGAACAGGTGGCCAAAGATCTGGCCAG GGCCAAACTGAGCCAGGTTGAGCTGAactggttacacatccaccagGGCTGCTTGAACCgtgctggaaaggacaatgtcAAAAGGAAATATCAGAGCCG AGGGATCGTTGAGAAGAAGCTGGCTGCTTGTGTCAACATCGTCCCCAAAATCACATCTGT ATATGAATGGCAGGGGAAGATCCAGGAGGATAGTGAAGTTTTGCTG ATGATAAAGACCAGAAGTTCTAAGGTTGCATCTCTGGCAGAATATGTTAG GTCCAATCACCCGTATGAAGTAGCAGAGGTCATCAGCCTACCTATAGAGCAGGGCAACCCACCCTACCTCAAGTGGCTTGGTGACGCTGTACCagaatga
- the LOC106564434 gene encoding somatostatin receptor type 5 translates to MPEPNTSTFPLSPLLLLTPDKSDDPFFNGSYHNWTNPGGGGVGGFQLTIAGVLIPLIYVAVCVIGLVGNTLVIYIVLHYVRTESVTNIYILNLAIADELFMLGLPFLAVQNALLSWPFGSLMCRVVMTVDAINQFTAIFCLTVMSIDRYLAVVHPIRSSWWRRPHVAKAVNATVWAVSFVVVLPVVVFADVLEDDGNCSIVWPEPAEVWKASFIVYTCTVGFFGPLLVICLCYLLIVIKVRNAGKRARPTSSRRRKSERKITRMVVVVVAVFVLCWLPFYVLNIVNLLILLPGEFRGLYYFVVVLSYTNSCANPIIYGFLSDNFKRGFRKALCRSSRRVENHEREGATELQRPAELWRGIAPEPRDGLGVTKSHEGGEEEEEEEEDGIEMERREDTTQMRENCRIAQNGNGGQVESSRILFTTGGKVETVPLGQRAKAGEVAGKGGLELGPTIAVSTLANGSKSESNRSLPEETVEKSTKLEISYL, encoded by the exons ATGCCTGAGCCCAACACCtccaccttccccctctcccctctcctcctcctcacccccgaCAAAAGTGACGACCCTTTCTTCAATGGATCCTACCACAACTGGACCAACCCTGGCGGCGGAGGCGTGGGGGGTTTCCAACTCACTATAGCAGGGGTCCTTATCCCTCTCATCTATGTAGCAGTCTGTGTGATCGGCCTGGTGGGCAACACATTGGTCATCTACATTGTTTTACACTATGTGAGGACTGAGTCGGTCACTAACATCTATATACTCAACCTGGCCATCGCTGATGAGCTATTCATGCTAG GTCTCCCCTTCTTGGCGGTCCAGAACGCTCTGCTCTCCTGGCCATTTGGTTCTCTCATGTGCCGTGTGGTCATGACTGTGGACGCCATCAACCAGTTCACCGCCATCTTCTGTCTCACAGTCATGTCCATCGACCGCTACCTCGCAGTGGTCCATCCCATACGGTCGTCGTGGTGGAGGCGACCGCACGTGGCCAAGGCGGTGAACGCGACGGTGTGGGCAGTGTCGTTTGTGGTGGTGCTGCCCGTGGTGGTGTTCGCGGACGTACTGGAGGATGATGGGAACTGTAGTATAGTGTGGCCTGAGCCAGCCGAGGTCTGGAAGGCATCGTTCATCGTGTACACGTGCACGGTCGGGTTCTTCGGACCGCTACTCGTCATCTGTCTCTGCTACCTGCTCATTGTGATCAAG GTGCGCAACGCGGGGAAACGGGCCCGGCCCACCTCCTCCCGACGCAGGAAGTCCGAACGCAAGATCACCCGCATGGTGGTAGTCGTTGTAGCAGTGTTCGTGTTGTGCTGGCTCCCATTCTACGTCCTCAACATCGTTAACCTGCTAATCCTGTTACCGGGTGAATTCCGGGGGCTGTACTACTTTGTGGTGGTCCTATCGTACACTAATAGCTGCGCTAACCCAATAATTTATGGATTCCTGTCCGATAATTTTAAGAGAGGGTTCCGGAAGGCTCTTTGTCGTTCTTCAAGGAGGGTGGAGAACcacgagagggagggagccacCGAGCTGCAGCGCCCTGCAGAGCTCTGGAGGGGAATTGCACCCGAGCCACGAGATGGCCTGGGGGTCACCAAGTCTCatgaaggaggggaggaagaagaggaggaagaggaggacgggatagagatggagagaagagaagacaccACTCAGATGAGAGAGAACTGCAGGATTGCACAGAACGGGAACGGAGGACAAGTTGAGAGCTCCAGGATCTTGTTCACAACGGGGGGAAAGGTGGAGACGGTACCCCTGGGGCAGAGGGCTAAAGCTGGGGAGGTGGCTGGGAAAGGCGGCTTAGAATTGGGGCCTACTATCGCTGTCTCCACTCTTGCCAATGGATCAAAGAGTGAAAGTAACAGGTCACTTCCAGAGGAGACAGTGGAGAAGAGCACCAAGCTAGAGATCAGCTACCTGTAA
- the LOC106564433 gene encoding protein CutA homolog isoform X2: MRFGLPATEGLQAGGHLRAFFVIALLSVLMLTLLRTVGLRAFSMASETYTSGTHSAAFVTCPNEQVAKDLARGIVEKKLAACVNIVPKITSVYEWQGKIQEDSEVLLMIKTRSSKVASLAEYVRSNHPYEVAEVISLPIEQGNPPYLKWLGDAVPE, from the exons ATGCGCTTTGGACTGCCTGCTACAGAAGGATTGCAGGCTGGTGGACATCTGAGGGCATTCTTTGTG ATTGCGTTGCTTAGTGTGTTGATGCTCACGCTGCTGAGGACTGTGGGATTGAGAGCGTTCTCCATGGCATCCGAGACCTACACGTCGGGCACACACTCCGCTGCCTTTGTCACCTGCCCCAACGAACAGGTGGCCAAAGATCTGGCCAG AGGGATCGTTGAGAAGAAGCTGGCTGCTTGTGTCAACATCGTCCCCAAAATCACATCTGT ATATGAATGGCAGGGGAAGATCCAGGAGGATAGTGAAGTTTTGCTG ATGATAAAGACCAGAAGTTCTAAGGTTGCATCTCTGGCAGAATATGTTAG GTCCAATCACCCGTATGAAGTAGCAGAGGTCATCAGCCTACCTATAGAGCAGGGCAACCCACCCTACCTCAAGTGGCTTGGTGACGCTGTACCagaatga
- the LOC106564430 gene encoding synaptogyrin-1 isoform X2: MEGMAYGAGMAGGAFNPITFFQQPHTILRILSWFFSIVIFGSIANEGYVNRPDEAQEFCIFNRNQNACNYGLFMGTVAFLCCLAFLALDVYFPQISSVKDRKKAVLADVGVSAFWSFMWFVGFCFLTNQWQVAKQEDNPLREGGDAARAAITFAFFSIFTWGGLTLFSVERLKSVSFDEEYQKLFTPQPTIQLI; encoded by the exons ATGGAGGGCATGGCATATGGAGCTGGGATGGCTGGAGGTGCTTTCAACCCTATAACGTTCTTCCAGCAGCCACACACCATCCTCCGGATCCTCTCTTGG tTTTTCTCCATTGTGATCTTTGGTTCTATAGCCAACGAGGGTTACGTAAACCGACCTGACGAGGCCCAGGAGTTCTGTATCTTCaacag GAACCAGAATGCGTGTAACTATGGACTGTTCATGGGAACCGTGGCCTTTCTCTGCTGTCTGGCCTTCCTGGCCCTGGATGTCTACTTCCCACAGATCAGCTCAGTCAAGGACCGCAAGAAGGCTGTACTGGCAGACGTAGGGGTTTCAG CGTTCTGGTCCTTCATGTGGTTCGTGGGGTTCTGCTTCCTGACCAACCAATGGCAGGTGGCGAAGCAGGAGGACAACcccctgagggagggaggggatgccGCTCGCGCTGCTATCACCTTCGCCTTCTTCTCCATATTCACCTGG ggtgggctgactctcttctccgTGGAGAGGCTAAAGAGTGTGTCCTTCGACGAGGAATACCAGAAGCTGTTCACCCCTCAGCCCACCATCCAACTAATATAA
- the LOC106564430 gene encoding synaptogyrin-1 isoform X1, which yields MEGMAYGAGMAGGAFNPITFFQQPHTILRILSWFFSIVIFGSIANEGYVNRPDEAQEFCIFNRNQNACNYGLFMGTVAFLCCLAFLALDVYFPQISSVKDRKKAVLADVGVSAFWSFMWFVGFCFLTNQWQVAKQEDNPLREGGDAARAAITFAFFSIFTWAAQSFFGYQRYKLGADAALFSQDYIDPSLDAGAAGDPYTSFTAGGNNLGQGDPVGGSSYQGMNGEGAVGYQEY from the exons ATGGAGGGCATGGCATATGGAGCTGGGATGGCTGGAGGTGCTTTCAACCCTATAACGTTCTTCCAGCAGCCACACACCATCCTCCGGATCCTCTCTTGG tTTTTCTCCATTGTGATCTTTGGTTCTATAGCCAACGAGGGTTACGTAAACCGACCTGACGAGGCCCAGGAGTTCTGTATCTTCaacag GAACCAGAATGCGTGTAACTATGGACTGTTCATGGGAACCGTGGCCTTTCTCTGCTGTCTGGCCTTCCTGGCCCTGGATGTCTACTTCCCACAGATCAGCTCAGTCAAGGACCGCAAGAAGGCTGTACTGGCAGACGTAGGGGTTTCAG CGTTCTGGTCCTTCATGTGGTTCGTGGGGTTCTGCTTCCTGACCAACCAATGGCAGGTGGCGAAGCAGGAGGACAACcccctgagggagggaggggatgccGCTCGCGCTGCTATCACCTTCGCCTTCTTCTCCATATTCACCTGG gCGGCCCAGTCCTTCTTCGGCTATCAGAGGTACAAGCTGGGGGCAGACGCTGCTCTATTCTCCCAGGACTACATAGACCCCAGCCTGGATGCTGGGGCGGCCGGGGACCCCTACACCTCCTTCACGGCCGGGGGGAACAACCTGGGACAAGGAGACCCTGTGGGGGGGTCCTCCTATCAGGGGATGAATGGTGAGGGGGCTGTAGGGTACCAGGAGTACTGA